From the genome of Malus domestica chromosome 04, GDT2T_hap1, one region includes:
- the LOC139194901 gene encoding protein STRICTOSIDINE SYNTHASE-LIKE 13, translated as MEKKKLLLLRDEALLQHPVLLLLVLVLGFVMMDPLQMGPLGNHEFKPVKHSIAPYKQVMERWPRDNESRLGLGKLEFEDQVFGPESLEFDALGRGPYTGLADGRVVRWMGKDLGWETFALVTTNWSEKVCAKGIDSTTHKQWKHEKKCGRPLGLRFDKESGDLYIADAYYGLLVVGPEGGIASTLSTHVEGKPILFANDLDIHKNGSIFFTDTSKRYNRVDHFVILLEGESTGRLLRYDPPTKTTHIVLDGLAFPNGIQLSQDQTFLLFTETTNCRLMKYWLEGPKTGTVEIVANLPGFPDNIRINEKGQFWVAIDCCRTQAQEVLSHNPWIRSVYFRLPIRMTYLARIMGMKMYTMISLFDEKGEILEVLEDRKGVVMKLVSEVREAKGKLWIGTVAHNHIATLTYP; from the exons atggagaagaagaaactgcTTTTGCTCAGAGATGAAGCATTACTGCAGCACCcagttctccttcttcttgttcTGGTTTTAGGGTTTGTCATGATGGACCCACTGCAAATGGGTCCACTTGGGAACCACGAGTTTAAGCCTGTGAAGCACAGCATTGCGCCGTACAAGCAAGTCATGGAGAGGTGGCCGAGGGATAATGAGAGCAGGTTAGGGCTTGGGAAGCTGGAGTTTGAAGATCAAGTTTTTGGTCCCGAGTCGTTGGAGTTTGATGCTTTGGGTCGAGGTCCGTACACAGGGTTAGCCGATGGACGCGTTGTTAGATGGATGGGCAAGGATTTGGGATGGGAAACGTTTGCACTTGTAACAACAAATTG GTCAGAGAAGGTTTGTGCTAAAGGCATAGACTCAACCACGCATAAGCAATGGAAGCACGAGAAAAAGTGTGGTCGTCCCCTTGGCCTAAGGTTTGACAAAGAGAGTGGAGATTTGTACATTGCTGATGCATATTATGGCCTTCTAGTTGTTGGCCCTGAAGGAGGAATTGCCTCTACTTTGTCAACTCATGTGGAAGGGAAGCCTATACTTTTTGCAAATGACCTTGACATCCACAAGAATGGCTCTATTTTCTTCACAGACACAAGCAAGAGATACAACCGAGT GGATCATTTCGTTATTCTATTGGAAGGGGAATCCACTGGTAGGCTTCTGAGATATGACCCTCCTACTAAAACAACTCACATTGTCTTGGATGGTTTGGCTTTTCCAAATGGAATTCAACTTTCACAGGACCAAACATTTCTTCTCTTTACTGAGACCACCAACTGCAG GTTAATGAAATATTGGCTAGAGGGTCCAAAAACTGGGACAGTGGAAATTGTTGCCAACCTTCCAGGTTTTCCAGACAATATAAGAATAAATGAGAAAGGCCAGTTCTGGGTAGCAATAGACTGTTGCAGGACTCAAGCACAAGAGGTTCTCTCTCATAATCCATGGATACGTAGCGTCTACTTTCGCTTGCCCATCCGAATGACCTACTTGGCACGGATTATGGGGATGAAGATGTACACAATGATCTCACTGTTCGACGAGAAGGGAGAAATTTTGGAAGTTCTTGAGGACAGAAAGGGTGTGGTCATGAAACTTGTGAGTGAAGTTAGGGAAGCAAAAGGCAAACTGTGGATTGGAACTGTGGCTCATAATCACATTGCCACCCTCACTTACCCTTAA
- the LOC103432722 gene encoding uncharacterized protein: MGIPISRSNLSLLFFHLFILQFSPRISAIRKDVGFQTKRFCKNTVQGRYLLSDDNGRVCDALTVNHQSRCCPEKGETFSCYGCNVVSECCNSYEYCVSCCLNPSRITEEQVIKVKMAKPATAGTYSGAFDFCAGRCRHNSESVVHENAYLSDFHHCFSLPSNSSAANYTFLEARLNGIDVLVGRQGQSCDTVCKSKGQSCVPNKLLVLNQCDIMQKYMRCKGTCLASIGPDQPAEVVDDAPEDLNPGACLFTQTQSMLSCYGSHQHTRRLCPCA, encoded by the exons ATGGGAATACCCATATCCAGATCAAACTTATCCTTGCTATTCTTTCACCTGTTCATCCTTCAATTCTCCCCCAGAATCTCAGCCATCAG GAAGGATGTTGGCTTTCAAACGAAGCGCTTTTGCAAAAATACTGTCCAAGGAAGATACTTACTTTCTGATGATAATG GCCGTGTCTGTGATGCACTGACAGTAAATCACCAGTCCCGCTGCTGCCCTGAAAAAGGAGAAACATTCTCTTGTTA TGGTTGCAACGTTGTTTCGGAGTGTTGTAATTCTTATGAATATTGTGTTTCATGCTGTCTAAATCCTTCAAGG ATAACAGAGGAACAAGTAATAAAGGTGAAGATGGCAAAACCAGCTACAGCAG GGACATATTCTGGTGCTTTCGACTTCTGTGCTGGGAGGTGCCGTCATAATTCTGAGAGTGTG GTCCATGAAAATGCGTACCTTAGTGATTTCCATCACTGTTTTTCTCTGCCATCAAACTCTTCAG CTGCAAATTATACATTTTTAGAAGCCAGACTGAACGGCATTGATGTTCTTGTTGGAAG GCAAGGGCAATCATGCGATACAGTTTGCAAGTCAAAGGGACAATCGTGTGTTCCAAATAAGCTTTTGGTACTTAACCAGTGTGACAT TATGCAGAAATATATGAGATGCAAGGGAACTTGCCTGGCAAGTATCGGTCCAGATCAACCTGCTGAAGTGGTTGATGATGCTCCTGAAGATTTG AATCCTGGAGCATGCTTGTTTACCCAAACACAATCAATGCTTTCTTGTTATGGTTCACATCAGCATACGAGGAGGCTTTGCCCTTGTGCGTAG
- the LOC103432721 gene encoding uncharacterized protein has translation MSGNHHVLRLVLSCRKITAQVTSPSSSSIIAMASSSEQEFVARYRSNLNRFPRSQTFWDAKVASRVGEKLALRLRDVGVTGVEIDLREELARPVHHRIRVLPLFDSVKRAGVVVDGVDELGLGGP, from the coding sequence ATGTCCGGAAACCACCATGTCCTCCGCCTGGTGCTCTCATGCCGCAAAATCACAGCACAGGTGACGAGCCCCAGCAGCTCCTCAATCATAGCCATGGCCTCCTCCTCCGAGCAAGAGTTCGTCGCCCGCTACCGATCCAATCTCAACCGCTTCCCTCGCTCCCAAACCTTCTGGGACGCCAAGGTCGCCTCTCGCGTCGGCGAGAAGCTCGCCCTCCGTCTCCGGGATGTCGGCGTCACCGGCGTGGAGATCGACCTCCGCGAAGAGCTGGCCAGGCCTGTCCACCACCGCATCAGGGTGCTGCCGCTCTTCGATTCCGTTAAACGAGCCGGCGTTGTAGTCGATGGCGTTGACGAGCTTGGCCTTGGTGGGCCCTAG
- the LOC103432719 gene encoding tetrapyrrole-binding protein, chloroplastic — translation MAAKSFQSIRHNHHSLLLHHHHIDNAPSTFFLKPTTTNTLTSPLSHHSLFSTKTFSISATTSFSTPSSSTQSTSFDLLERHLSAQNFREADEETRRLLIVLAGEQAQKRGYVFFSEVQFISEADLQTIDALWRQHSNNKFGYSVQKKIYDKVGDDFTKFFIKLGWMKKLDTEVLQYNYRAFPGEFIWELNESTPEGHLPLTNALRGTQLLKSILSHPAFKPTEEEVLLAKAAAEAEGNIGVTGLKGFMDGSKSKRVLKSDYSF, via the coding sequence atggcAGCCAAGTCTTTCCAATCCATACGCCACAATCACCACTCactcctcctccaccaccaccatataGACAATGCTCCCTCCACCTTCTTCCTTAAACCCACCACCACAAACACCCTAACTTCTCCTCTCTCTcatcactctctcttctccaCCAAAACTTTCTCAATCTCCGCCACCACATCATTCTCCACACCATCTTCCTCCACCCAATCCACCTCCTTCGACCTCCTAGAACGACACCTCTCCGCCCAAAACTTCCGCGAAGCCGACGAGGAGACCCGCCGCCTCCTCATCGTCCTCGCCGGAGAACAAGCCCAAAAGCGAGGCTACGTCTTCTTCTCCGAGGTCCAGTTCATCTCCGAAGCCGACCTCCAAACCATCGACGCCCTATGGAGACAGCACAGCAACAACAAATTCGGGTACAGCGTCCAGAAAAAAATTTACGACAAGGTAGGCGACGACTTCACCAAGTTCTTCATCAAGTTAGGGTGGATGAAGAAGCTTGACACAGAAGTTTTGCAATACAACTATAGAGCTTTTCCCGGTGAGTTCATCTGGGAGCTCAATGAGAGCACTCCAGAGGGTCATCTGCCATTGACAAATGCTTTGAGAGGTACCCAGTTGCTTAAAAGCATTTTAAGCCATCCAGCTTTCAAGCCCACTGAAGAAGAAGTGCTTCTAGCAAAAGCTGCTGCTGAAGCCGAAGGTAACATTGGAGTTACAGGTTTGAAGGGTTTCATGGATGGCTCCAAAAGCAAAAGAGTGCTCAAATCAGATTATAGCTTTTAA